One Archocentrus centrarchus isolate MPI-CPG fArcCen1 chromosome 10, fArcCen1, whole genome shotgun sequence genomic region harbors:
- the mtmr7a gene encoding myotubularin-related protein 7a, whose product MEHIRLPKVENVKLLDRLTPRRSRMGTLYLTATHTIFVESQAGVRNETWVLHSLVCSVEKLAVTPSGCPLLIHCKNFQVLHFLLSQEPECHAVHLSLQRLSQPERYEELYCFSYKPNVDGEERQQEWDFLDLKADYSRMGLPNSLWKLSPVNQHYKVSDTYPADLFVPESATPPVIVGSSKFRSRGRFPALSYYSKDNHAAICRSSQPLSGFSARCLEDEQMLEAILRSNPRSDFMYVVDTRPKLNAIANRAAGKGYENEDNYSNIKFQFIGIENIHVMRNSQQKMLEVCELRSPSMSDFLEGLESSGWLKHIKAVLDAGIFIAKAIAEEGVSVLVHCSDGWDRTAQVCSVACVLLDPYYRTLRGFMVLVEKDWVSFGHKFSHRCNHLVGDPKEVSPVIDQFLECVWQLMEQFPCAFEFNEKFLIAIHNHVYSCQFGNFIGNNQRDRIELGVNKKTHSLWSYLWVNRTDYINPLYRPNHSQTQGLLRASTAPYSFKFWRGLYNRFDRGMHPRQSVEDYLRAIQEETQQLEEQLASHKQKISQLEQEQGCTDTWKATIFDKSPTVWAPSSDLGLANTPQDYTGGFIASPCQPKAPDSILLPKSTNQTSDSNFSNGSDQESGIADLSCRSPLSEDSARDPDSDEAAYSAA is encoded by the exons ATGGAGCACATCCGACTGCCAAAG GTGGAGAATGTCAAGCTGCTTGACAGACTCACCCCCAGAAGGAGCAGGATGGGCACCCTGTACCTGACTGCCACACACACCATCTTTGTGGAGAGCCAGGCCGGAGTGCGCAATGAAACATGG GTACTTCACAGTTTGGTGTGCAGTGTGGAGAAACTGGCTGTCACTCCTTCAGGATGCCCTCTGCTTATCCACTGTAAGAACTTCCAGGTTCTTCATTTTCTACTTTCTCAAGAGCCAGAATGCCACGCTGTTCACCTGTCCCTGCAGCGTCTCTCCCAGCCAG AGAGATACGAGGAGCTGTACTGCTTCTCCTATAAGCCAAATGTTGATGGGGAGGAGAGACAACAGGAATGGGACTTTTTGGACCTCAAGGCTGATTACAGCAGAATGGGACTCCCAAACTCACTGTGGAAACTCTCGCCAGTCAACCAACACTACAAG GTGAGTGACACTTACCCTGCTGACCTGTTTGTCCCTGAGAGTGCCACACCACCGGTCATAGTGGGAAGCTCCAAATTCAGAAGCAGGGGCAGATTTCCTGCCCTGTCGTACTACTCCAAAGACAATCAT GCTGCCATCTGCCGCAGCAGCCAGCCCCTGTCAGGTTTCAGCGCTCGCTGCCTGGAGGACGAACAGATGCTTGAGGCCATCTTGAGGTCCAATCCCCGCAGTGACTTTATGTATGTGGTGGACACAAGGCCTAAG CTGAACGCGATCGCAAACCGAGCTGCAGGAAAAGGCTACGAAAACGAGGACAACTACTCCAACATAAAATTCCAGTTTATTGGGATCGAGAACATCCACGTCATGAGGAACAGCCAACAGAAAATGCTAGAAG TGTGTGAGCTGCGTTCCCCCTCAATGTCTGACTTCCTGGAGGGTCTGGAGAGCTCAGGCTGGCTGAAGCACATCAAAGCTGTTTTGGATGCAGGCATCTTCATCGCTAAG gcTATTGCAGAGGAGGGGGTCAGCGTCCTGGTTCACTGTTCAGATGGGTGGGACCGTACTGCTCAGGTGTGTTCAGTGGCCTGTGTGCTGTTGGACCCCTACTACAGGACCCTCAGAGGATTCATG GTTCTTGTTGAAAAAGACTGGGTCTCATTTGGACACAAGTTCTCCCACAg ATGCAATCACTTGGTTGGAGACCCTAAAGAGGTGTCTCCCGTCATCGATCAGTTCCTGGAGTGCGTGTGGCAGCTTATGGAGCAGTTCCCATGTGCCTTCGAGTTCAACGAGAAGTTTCTAATTGCCATACACAATCACGTCTACTCCTGCCAGTTCGGCAACTTCATTGGCAACAACCAGCGGGACAGGATAGAGCTCGG AGTGAACAAGAAGACTCATTCTTTGTGGAGTTATCTATGGGTGAACCGTACGGACTACATCAACCCTCTGTACAGGCCAAACCACAGCCAGACCCAAGGGCTCCTCCGGGCATCAACTGCCCCCTACAGTTTTAA GTTTTGGAGAGGGCTGTACAACCGTTTTGACCGTGGGATGCATCCTCGGCAGTCTGTAGAGGATTATCTGAGGGCCatccaggaggagacacagcagctggaggagcagCTCGCTTCACACAAACAG AAAATTTCTCAGCTGGAGCAGGAGCAGGGGTGCACTGACACCTGGAAAGCAACCATCTTTGATAAGAGTCCCACAGTGTGGGCTCCTAGTAGCGACCTCGGTCTGGCCAACACTCCTCAGGACTACACCGGCGGCTTCATCGCCAGCCCCTGCCAGCCTAAAGCACCAGACAGCATCCTCCTGCCAAAGAGCACAAACCAAACATCTGACTCCAACTTCTCCAACGGCAGCGATCAGGAGTCCGGGATCGCAGACCTGAGCTGCCGTTCGCCTCTCAGCGAGGACAGCGCCAGGGATCCAGACTCTGATGAGGCTGCCTActctgctgcctga
- the cnot7 gene encoding CCR4-NOT transcription complex subunit 7, with product MPAATVDHSQRICEVWANNLEEELKRIRHVIRKYNYIAMDTEFPGVVARPIGEFRSNADYQYQLLRCNVDLLKIIQLGLTFMNEQGDYPPGTSTWQFNFKFNLTEDMYAQDSIELLTTSGIQFKKHEDEGIETLYFAELLMTSGVVLCDGVKWLSFHSGYDFGYLIKILSNANLPEEEVDFFEILRLYFPVIYDVKYLMKSCKNLKGGLQEVAEQLELERIGPQHQAGSDSLLTGMAFFKMREMFFEDHIDDAKYCGHLYGLGSGSAYVQNGTGNAYEEEANKQQS from the exons ATGCCCGCAGCTACTGTGGATCACAGCCAAAGAATATGTGAGGTTTGGGCCAACAACCTGGAGGAGGAGCTCAAGAGGATCCGACATGTCATTCGAAAGTACAACTACATTGCCATG GACACAGAGTTTCCAGGTGTTGTGGCCAGGCCGATCGGAGAGTTCAGAAGCAACGCTGACTATCAGTACCAATTACTGCGCTGCAATGTGGATTTGCTCAAGATAATACAGCTGGGCCTCACATTTATGAACGAGCAGGGGGACTACCCACCCGGGACATCAACGTGGCAGTTCAATTTTAAGTTTAACCTCAC AGAAGATATGTATGCACAGGACTCCATTGAGCTCCTGACCACTTCAGGGATTCAGTTCAAGAAGCACGAGGACGAAGGCATCGAGACACTTTACTTTGCAGAGCTGCTGATGACATCAGGTGTGGTGCTTTGCGATGGAGTCAAGTGGCTGTCTTTTCACAG tggCTATGACTTCGGATACCTGATTAAGATTCTGTCCAACGCTAACCTTCCTGAGGAGGAGGTGGACTTCTTTGAGATTCTTCGCCTGTACTTCCCAGTCATTTACGATGTCAAGTACCTCATGAAGAGCTGTAAAAATCTGAAG GGTGGGCTTCAGGAAGTAGCTGAGCAACTGGAGCTGGAGAGGATTGGACCACAACATCAGGCCGGCTCTGATTCTTTACTCACAGGCATGGCTTTCTTCAAGATGAGAGAG ATGTTCTTTGAGGATCATATCGATGACGCAAAGTACTGCGGTCACTTGTATGGGCTCGGCTCGGGCTCCGCCTACGTCCAGAACGGAACTGGAAACGCTTATGAAGAAGAAGCTAACAAGCAGCAGTCGTGA